A portion of the Lolium rigidum isolate FL_2022 chromosome 1, APGP_CSIRO_Lrig_0.1, whole genome shotgun sequence genome contains these proteins:
- the LOC124652695 gene encoding BTB/POZ and MATH domain-containing protein 1-like translates to MTVAAEKPIGQVMTWAVVSTGLRLGGLLGELYKGKQFLSLTVTCTDTDTLSVSDREKRAKTAEPETQTTIVGSAVVQFRVDYQQAKQCPVGKAVHSDIISAGGHLWRIECYPCGDTEENGGRYLSIFLRKKSKSRNITAIFEVFLADGDGKPSKPSSYAEPKKVYGCFEFDNDQGDTGWREFHYKSYLDKFVIEGHITFVCSIMVIDNSPIPVPPSDIGTHLGRLLDHADGTDVSFVVDGETFLAHRWVLAARSPVFRAELFGSMTEATMQSITLHEMAPATFRIMLRFMYTDGLPGEDELGDSPLEIFQDLLAAADRYALDRLKLMCAQKLLDHVTVDTVATVLACAETYNCPELKNKCLDFFAVDKHFKKAVFTDGFVMLMQKFPTVTDALRDRVGT, encoded by the exons ATGACCGTGGCCGCAGAGAAGCCAATAGGCCAAGTCATGACATGGGCTGTCGTTAGTACTGGGCTAAGGCTCGGTGGACTACTCGGGGAGCTTTATAAAGGAAAGCAATTTCTGTCCCTGACGGTGACCTGCACGGACACGGACACCTTATCCGTGTCGGATAGGGAAAAG CGGGCTAAGACGGCCGAGCCGGAGACGCAGACAACCATTGTGGGATCAGCCGTCGTCCAGTTCAGAGTAGACTACCAGCAAGCCAAGCAATGTCCCGTCGGCAAGGCTGTCCACTCCGACATCATCTCCGCCGGGGGACACCTCTGGCGGATCGAGTGCTACCCGTGTGGGGACACTGAGGAGAACGGGGGCAGGTATCTTTCCATCTTCCTTAGGAAAAAGAGCAAATCCAGAAACATCACGGCCATCTTCGAGGTCTTCCTTGCGGATGGTGACGGCAAACCATCCAAACCATCGTCCTATGCGGAACCAAAAAAGGTATATGGATGTTTCGAATTTGACAACGACCAAGGCGACACGGGATGGCGTGAGTTCCACTATAAATCATACCTGGATAAATTTGTGATTGAGGGACACATCACATTTGTATGCTCCATCATGGTCATCGATAACAGCCCTATTCCCGTGCCGCCTTCGGACATCGGGACCCATCTTGGCCGCCTACTAGATCACGCCGACGGGACGGACGTGTCatttgtcgtcgacggcgagacgtTCCTCGCTCATCGGTGGGTGCTTGCCGCCCGCTCACCAGTCTTCAGGGCGGAGCTCTTCGGCTCCATGACCGAAGCTACAATGCAGTCCATCACGCTGCATGAAATGGCGCCTGCCACGTTCAGGATTATGCTTCGGTTTATGTACACTGACGGGTTGCCTGGAGAAGACGAACTTGGTGATTCTCCTCTTGAGATATTTCAGGACCTACTAGCCGCAGCTGATCGATATGCACTAGACCGACTGAAGCTTATGTGCGCCCAGAAGTTATTGGATCATGTGACCGTAGATACGGTTGCAACTGTCTTAGCTTGCGCTGAGACTTACAACTGTCCAGAGCTGAAGAACAAGTGCTTAGATTTCTTTGCGGTGGACAAACATTTCAAGAAGGCAGTGTTCACTGATGGCTTTGTAATGCTGATGCAGAAATTTCCAACAGTTACTGATGCGCTGAGAGATAGGGTTGGGACATAA
- the LOC124682608 gene encoding BTB/POZ and MATH domain-containing protein 1-like, producing MSKRAKMPGPEAGTTVVGSTAVQFRVDYEQAKQLPIGESVDSDVIPAGGHLWRIEFCPRGGSYDDNEYVSIHFSLMSKNRNVKAIYEAFLLDRDGKPSSMPTGRALKSFVNIGPDLIASWGFDIAERNLVETNYVIDGHVTFMCTIMVIHDSLVPVPPSDIGTHLGSLLHHTDGTDVSFIIDGETFHAHRAVLAARSPVFKAELFGSMAEATMSCITLQDITPSTFKVMLRFIYTDDLPLEEELADSPIEMFQNLLAAADRYALDRLKFICAQRLLDEVSVETVATILACAETYNCPSLKNKCIEFFVVEENFKEAMFTEAYGLLVLKFPSLTAELRKRVRT from the exons A TGAGCAAGCGAGCTAAGATGCCAGGGCCGGAGGCAGGGACAACTGTTGTGGGTTCTACTGCCGTCCAGTTCAGAGTAGACTATGAACAAGCGAAGCAGCTTCCCATCGGCGAGTCTGTCGACTCTGACGTCATCCCCGCAGGGGGACACCTGTGGAGAATTGAGTTCTGTCCTCGTGGTGGGAGCTATGATGACAATGAGTATGTTTCTATCCACTTTTCGCTCATGAGCAAAAACAGAAATGTCAAGGCCATCTATGAGGCCTTCCTGTTGGACAGGGACGGCAAACCATCTTCCATGCCGACAGGAAGGGCACTTAAATCCTTTGTAAACATAGGTCCTGACCTCATAGCTAGCTGGGGATTTGATATTGCGGAAAGGAATCTTGTGGAGACAAATTATGTAATAGATGGACACGTCACATTTATGTGCACCATCATGGTCATCCATGACAGCCTTGTTCCTGTGCCACCTTCAGATATTGGGACCCATCTTGGCAGCCTGCTACATCACACTGACGGAACAGATGTGTCATTCATCATCGACGGTGAGACATTCCATGCGCATCGAGCAGTGCTTGCTGCCCGCTCACCGGTCTTCAAAGCGGAACTCTTTGGCTCCATGGCCGAAGCTACAATGTCATGCATCACTCTACAAGACATCACACCTTCAACATTCAAAGTTATGCTTCGGTTCATTTACACGGATGACTTGCCTTTAGAAGAGGAGCTTGCGGACTCTCCCATTGAGATGTTTCAGAACCTACTTGCTGCAGCCGATCGGTATGCACTTGACAGGCTGAAGTTTATTTGTGCCCAGAGGTTATTGGATGAGGTGTCGGTTGAAACAGTGGCAACGATCTTAGCTTGCGCGGAAACCTACAACTGTCCTTCTTTGAAGAACAAGTGCAttgaattctttgtggtggaggAGAATTTCAAGGAGGCCATGTTCACTGAAGCTTATGGATTGCTGGTTCTGAAATTCCCGTCGCTTACTGCTGAGCTCAGAAAGAGGGTTAGGACATAA